AATGGGAAGATGTTCTATGAACAAATTATAGATGTATTAGACAGTATGAATATGTTTAATGAAATTATTATCAGTTCTAATGACATATTGGCGCCGAAATTCAAAGGAGCGCGTGTAGTCGTGGATGATTCAGAGCATAAAAACAAAGGACCGTTATCAGGGATTTATTCAGTGATGAAACAAGATTTTGAAGCGGAACTCTTTTTTGTGATTTCTGTTGATACACCGTTGATTACTGCAAAAGCCATCAGCCAATTGTATCAATTTATGGTAGAACACGTGATTGAAGATCAATTAGACATTGCTGGATTTGAAGAAGAAGGCCATCCAATTCCGACGATTGCCTTTTACAGTCCTAATTGTCTTCCTATTATTGCACGCGCTTTAGAGTCTGACGATTATAGTATGCGCCATGTTTATCAACAAACTGCTTCAGACTGGATAGATGTCAAAAGTGTAGATGATAACACAGAATGGTATAAGAATATTAATTATCCCCAAGATTTAGAAAGCATAAAAAGATAATGATCAACGCTTAATGAGATGTGTTAAGCGTTTAATATAGATAGAAGGGGGTCAAAAGATGGTAAAACAAATAACAGATAAGCTCGGGCGACCTATTCGCGACTTAAGATTATCTGTGACAGACCGTTGCAATTTCCGTTGCGATTATTGTATGCCGAAAGAAATATTCGGCGACGATTTCGTCTTTTTACCCAAAGATGAATTACTCACATTCAGTGAAATGGAAAGAATTGCTCGCGTATATACACATTTAGGTGTGAAAAAAATCCGTAT
Above is a genomic segment from Staphylococcus piscifermentans containing:
- the mobA gene encoding molybdenum cofactor guanylyltransferase MobA, translated to MKAIILAGGQSERFGAPKAFAEINGKMFYEQIIDVLDSMNMFNEIIISSNDILAPKFKGARVVVDDSEHKNKGPLSGIYSVMKQDFEAELFFVISVDTPLITAKAISQLYQFMVEHVIEDQLDIAGFEEEGHPIPTIAFYSPNCLPIIARALESDDYSMRHVYQQTASDWIDVKSVDDNTEWYKNINYPQDLESIKR